The genomic stretch taaaaaattaaagtaatcctcccaggagaatgaatgggaagCAAGTGCCTTAAGCAAACAGGTTCTCCACAACAATGCATGCTGAGTTCCAGCCTGGACATGAGGTGCCCTGAGTTTGGAACTGCCAGGCTGCTACTAGGAAGAGAACTTTCTTGTTCGTTTTCATAAGTCTCTCAAGTTTTCTTCTAAGGATTTCATCTTATCAATCCACTTTCACAATGAGCTTTTATGAGAAGCCATTATGGCTCACAAGAATAAAGTGAGGCTCATTGAGTGGCTGGGAGCTGCAGGTGTGGGGGAGCTAGGCACAGAGAGCACCAGCCTGCCAGGGGTGGGGCATGCGCGGTGGGAGGGACCAGCAGAGCTTCAGCCACCTCTGTTTGAGCAGGCTTAGCCCTGGGACCAGGCTTACTGGCATCCCTCTGTGGCCACTTGGCCTGGGTCTCACCACAGGCGCCCAAGGTGGTTGCCAAccagttgtgcttgctctaccTGTCCACGGGGCTTCTGCAGCGGCTAGCACAGCCTTCAACATGGACAATGGCGAGTACATGGTGGTCCGGAAATAGGTGGATCCCGGGAGCCTCTTAGACTTCTTGCTCACCTTGCAATGGCAGACACAGCTGGAGGACAAGTGGCTGTGAGTTCCACTACTCTTCACATCACCTCTGGGTTCGGACGCCCTGCCAGAAGGGCAAGGGCTAGCCCTGCTCCTGCTGGTCCTGCATGCCCATAGCTTATCAGCTGACTGGTGGAGCTTGGctttgctctgcctggctctgctttgccCTGCCTTGGTTTGCACTGCCCTGTtggctctcacttctttggccaaagacttCTGAGATCCGGGCTCGCCAAGCCCTGTACTAGGCAACACCTGGAAGCCAGAGACAAATGAATAGATGCCAGGCTTGGCCCTGGGgacttgtgtctccccctcccctgaagtGTTTTCCCCAGTTCACCACTCCAGGTTTACTTTGCAGAACCCCAGTAGGaggcaggctttgctgagcctcacctgtgagcctgggatagtggtgggatgtaGGGTTTCTGGAAGACTTTCAGGGAGGTGCAGGCTTTTCATAAACTCCCCAACCATcctgtgccctccctggttcACCCGCCccgtggaagttgggaagccccttttccctgtcctgtgtgactttccctgtaGGGttggctctcctgcaggagatactttcacatgcttctttaaaagcatcttttcctcagatctagatcagctgtgaaaacaggcttcttcaagtcagtgtgagagctacccctcccagctcagagctgcaacaccataggatcctccagacacaatgctgggtgggtcccatggaggagttagagcaaagtgccccttctgagaagtgacagagaacagaaggttcagaagtgacagtcaacccctgagtgtttcttccaggagaaagcaaggaGCTCTTTAAACAGCTTTTAAACAGTTGTTGGCTCACACATGACCCAGCTGTGtgactggagaagatttcctggaGCTTACTTGCCCagtcagagtggggctacatCCTTGATCCATACTGATTCCCACATCAAAaggtcctccccacctcccccccaGGCCTTGAGTTGAACCTAGGTCCTTCCaagaccaacagacctgagagaacagagggcagcCCAGGGGAGAGAGGAGGCCAGAATGATATTAACCTGGAACAAACCCCCATATCAGCCATTGAACAACTTCAGAGGTTGTGCAGATGTGGACTCAGAATCTTAAGGTGAcatttttctgataacagctgataGGTGAAGCTTAAGTCTGCTGTGGGTGGGAtgatcccaggcagggaggggatctgactctgcaggcctggccagcctcTGTGTTCTCATGAAAATAATTGTTGATCAGTTGTAAATCTGATGTGAGTGtaggtttttgtcaactcaaaagGATaccatttcaagtctcacacacatgtgagagacacacatttaccctcaggggatttgaacttacttctgtagaagtgactgtgggccaacagagggaaagcattcttgcctttaacattctgtctgtattagagactacagggactggcttcctggacagataaGTACAAGGTGACAGACATTGTAATGggggaaaactgaggtaagaaatgtcctgAGGACAGCGATTTCAGATTGTGCCGTTAGCCAGCAATCTCttttgtcattaaggcaagcagcctttgggtctgctaaaacttgtcactacttcAGGGTGTCTCTGGTCTTACAACTGCTCCAGGTCTTTCTGAGATGAAGGCTTTCccataaaaaaaaatttacagggCAATTTTCTCAACTTGTGAGTTGTGATCAATTCACAGAAATTATGTAGCAGATACTTTGATATAGGATACCTTGCATATTATgccttataagagtagcaatatcaCTTATAAAGtaggaatgaaataattttatggaggggatcatcacagtatgaagagctgtattaaagggttccaGCACTAGTAATGTTGAGGCCACTGCCATAtaagctgacacatgggaacagactcctcagatgagtagagacccacagcaagggatactgtgtcccaccctagaacccagaggcagaatctatcccaggagtctgtggggtcaccttgtcttaaattcttccagggtcaagaatagcattgatcatctcagcagagtcagcttgcacagccacatcaggcccatggcttccctttacagagaaggatgtgggtctgagtgacagccagtgagactgatgggaccctgatactcatttgctttgagctgtgatTTCTTCACATGTAAAAtggaggtgtttctgctgaattgggttgttgtggagattaacagaacatacaacctgctcagtgtctgcctggcatggaacctgctggttaaatggaagctgtggaTGGTGacgcatttaaaagtagaatttctATCCTGATAGTGTTAGATGCGGGGTGCCAGACAGGTATAAGCATtttgtgattctaagacagcctcgCATTAAAAGAGAAggctcttattttaaaacttttaaagaatgaatcaagtataaaattccaatatgaaataatcataatgagaattgagctaattcctgtgaagtcattttagctttacattttctgcttctattttcaaggcatctagagtagcactgtacgagatcctaaagccttctattatggtgctacccattcattcctctctccttgaggacttctccaATGACTTAAGAAACCCGATTTCTATTCAGATTGTTCCCAGTTGgcgtgatctctctgtccatggttCTTGCCAAAacctgcagagccaatgtgttgttttacaacgcAAAATTCCAGACcttaattttaccaatgaagtctcaggagtcagatgctgtattTAAGTAAAGCTCCctactgtccttcctaattcactgttcccccagaagaagagcattgtagctccctctgcacactttcttaaaaatccttcaactgaaagactttccattgccttagttatcttcatttcttatcaagttgtgccttgatctgttctagacctaagtgcccttttagctttgcagtaaaggaGTGAGATAGGTGAGCTGAACAGTAATAAAGaccatgttcacagtaaacaaagagctcttgcattaaatgtctgtgccctggcgatgctataccacacaatcgtttttcattaaatattgcattcatggagatcacagtgtggtcaaatattttgtaacataacttagtaatgttctctctattacttaaaTCAAGTACTGTCCTGTgaattctggtctttttctgtcatgtctgtgtgcatcatcatgggaatcccaagggacatcaatcctgggcttttgaaactgttgcatatggccaactggggaccaaaaccacccaggagactactgatacgtgacacacataaagtcacctccctattttcatatagtttatgggaagaggtcaccattcctgaccaagtctcattatccaacgtgcTACTAAATGGAACagttggggtaaaggaggtcacccacaaagcacaaaatactcatctcagataaacatgtatggtttattgaatccaaacatccatgaatttcaggacacaattaaaagtccaaacataaggataagagatatagaagagaattgagattaCCAGTTCATaagtccagtaaacatcttcaacaaatcatagcagaaaacttccataaggtaaagaaataaaaggccataaaggtacaataAGCCTAaagaacacaaaataaatttaaccagaaaaatttcctccactcacataataattaaaatattaaatgcacagatcaaagaaagaatattaaacagGGTGAGGTATAAATATccagtaacaaatgaattcagacctatctaaATTATACTAGACTGCTCAACATAGACTCCAAAAGCCAAAAAATCttggacagatgtaatgcagaccccgATTCCTATACCCAGCCTAATTCTCAATTACcctgaatggagaaaccaagatattttatgacaaaaccaaatttaaacaatattttttcacTAAGAAGGCATAACCGAGGATAATAGGAAAACTGCAAGACAaagagctaaactatacccaagaaaaaccaagaaattaataatCTTTCAATGatttcaaaaaagagaagcacacaaacataatttcacccataaccagaaaaagacaagaaagcagcaatcattggtctttaatatctaaccagaccctctgtcatccatcccccagctcctagggaccaaactgccagccaaagtgtatgcaaggatgggtctatggttctaggtaactgtgtagaagaggattgaCTTAAGTGGCATccatgtggtgggaggccattgactacactgaggcctgttgccccaccaaaagcagatcctggagttgtgaggtgggaatggatatgtgtgggtgggggaacactgtcatataggcaaagctgagcagaaatgggatgtaagatttgatgaggggagtctggaaagcgggacaacatttgaaatataaatgaataaaataaccaattagtAAAAAAGTAGCCAAAATcaaaaagtgaaaaggtaaatgaaaacttacaccaaaacaaaactaaagaaatccctgtagtgtattggcctaattctgcttatatttaatgctaatttgtggaactcaagactggttaacccccaaAATCTGACCCTGCTTACAGTTAATTGTGAttataaagatgccaacagccaattcCAGGGCAGACTGGATGaagacactcagctgacaatgtggacatctcaagacagtcactggacaatggctgacacacttgtctgaagactggaaatgtttctctgtcttggagaggagagaaggaccctccaactacactgtcctctaaggaagtttattcaggtgagggatgacagggactgtttcgtctcatgtcacacatgtcagtagaaagtatcctaggtattggatggtgCTGTTAGCATtaaactgcatagattaagataattatcttgctttctatcaaaagaattcattatgccaagttggcctgtagaaggagacTAGTCTCTTCTGTactttatcagatgtgcataatctaTATAATCATCACTGATAGTAAGTGagagatctgtttggaattgaaactgagtgatgctggaggatgatcctgaatgcacaatgagcagtggaggcaccagaacCCGGTATGGatgcctagcagcctaccacattgagcaggcactgctcaaccacctgtacatacacatctcctgtgATCTCTCTCTTAAAtgggaggtgatcgtgtccacctagtacagcacatgccctggaaggacaaaagctacctacaggagctgtggtgatgactcccaggttagagcatctgctgctctctcagaagaaccacatggtccctaacaatcatatATAATGGGGAATGTTATTCCCTCTTCTGGATattgagggaaatgcactcaggagtgcatacatacatacatacatacatacatacatacatacatacatacagttgaAAAAAgagatccattgagttaaatgataaaaataaatataatcagcaacaataaaaaacagcatatgaatgatcaagtaaAACAGCTCCTacaaaaacctatttcccaaaatgacttTGACGGTCATTATCTCTGTGGTTTAATACTGATGCTgcattgtaagaaaaactgaggcgcatggttctcgattaggattacTTCTCTATTCCTTCGTGAAAGTTGTCATTCTTTCTgaagctctacaggcatgagtgtgtgttactcaatatctgggcacacagtcaataaggaatgtgtgttgtagactgatatagaataggatgagcagaatacatgacagcatggatacagtatgggggtgattacatcataaagtgtgtgtccataaaaaaagtcacatatccacacaaaagacactatcaccctgtgtaccccttggtggctttgaattcactgggCCACgcaaagatccatatctagctgTAAGTTCTACATCtccaggaggggaaaggacccttgaataacgaagatggtcttaagagtcaagagtacAAATCAACTTTTATTCATAAGGagtacaatttacaaaaaacagggaTAAAATGAACAATTAGAATGGttaaaaaaggggttggggatttagctcagtggtagagcgcttgcctagcaagcgcaaggccctgggttcggtccccagctccgaaaaaaaaaaaaaaaaaaaagaagaaaaaaaagaagatagaatggttaaaaaatgaataacagtaacaagaatatataactataaaacaacaaaaagaaaacttcaatgaaaatcatatcAAAAactatttcttaacagcattttcttaatgagcaTTTAGAAAcaagttgtagtgctgtttctcctctagaacACGAGATGTaaaggcagtcccctcagttgtctctcaaatggtgttgtcggtatgagaaaggagaaagacctcaatcaGACAGGCCGGCATacagatacataaatttagggtctctaaacattgaggaaattaactgagaagaagaatattcacccaaaaaaagtctttgactgtgaggattgtcgtcacagggaactcctgagaaagaaactcattcttcagggggctgtcttcctgggatacGTCCTATGCCATctctcctgcagtttctgagacctgggagaagaaggcagctattaagacactgatttggtggggacaggcataccagctgtcaagttgctgccttctgtcccttcagctgcattggacagacagcactgatcttttcactgaaatcattgctaaTATCTCTGCAGGGtggggaacatcaccagcaaccctcacagtactgtgggataACAAGCtactcctcagactctaccagggcaaaccaagaacggggaaatgggaagagacctacttgggttgcaggaagaaaggagaaggccacatgataccctgatcaaagccaatgacaaggactcatttgccatttgcacttggttcttatccctgcaaggtgcttccaaccatcacatgacccctgtatggcCTTTGTCACAGGACTTAGAACTTGTTCCAAACTCCTCATAGCACCCAATCTGTGACAGGGAGATGCAgtaatgtgatatgttattcctctgtcaccatttctggactgcagtttcaaaaagggcagaaaaGTAtacttgcccataattcagtttctgaaaagtggttaacatcccagaatacttgtgcatagacagaacAATGAATAACTacatcacatgaggtgggtgactgattgggtTTGGGGAGATTAGAATGGTGATAGGggaaagcaaagatgtatccaataggcaaatggtatcagacattgttaatctgactcagctgcttgttcctaccaaattttgctgggtctggaggttgctggtcttctcccgTTCTtcttcatcattcgggttcaactcaaacaaatatcgctgtacctccttgcactcctgcttcaatgtgaccaacttcttcttcatacatgcctggtccatcaggagctggctgtgcaggttgctggaaacacactctgcatagtaagataatgaagcctcttcctcccattccaactgccaaatcccacaaactccaccaggacccagatacccataaagacttcatagaatacactccatacatgtaaggctgctgcacaaaaggcaaacagccaattcagggaagaataaattgtttctgtgacccaagcaccaataagagtccatgtctgtccaaaagaacaagggatctacaaaaatccatgaaagcccaatgcatgagggcaacatcaattagtagccagcaaataaccacaagaggacagtagaaccaagggaaggtcatgctaaccatgtggtccacacattgagctttgttaaacctgctatgaccccagaggcccaggtcggcctaataacactctgatgcctgaatcagtgtacttctatccagagccttctaaagatgcatagacactgtggtgataagtgacagtctcttatggaactgaaactgagtccaaaagacccacggcacagtgatatttaaacagcagaagagatggactcagagctgcaggctctccagtccagaacaaagagaggcagaaatTGCCATTccccaagtgatgggcccttctgaccagttcTTACCGATAGAAGTGAATCTCCTTCCTGAGCTCCtaaaatttctcacgatgttgaATGTtgtttgtgtctaagttgtgcagtaatgacatgacctctttctcctttatcttcaatttttcataaaatggatttggcctgaagtaggggctggccccaggaagatagaaccaaAAGAAGATCAGcatttaggattatatgaactcaggctgggtcctgtactaccccagccctggaaggacactttctgaattctacattttgGAATCTTCTTCAGCTTTAGAAACTTGAAATTGTgcgcccaggacaacagaagctaagtacccagataaagggttccctggctcacttttttcaatcaggagggctggatctgcattcaaacctgttatgctatccagagcctaggccacagctcttacgctaccacacacacacacacaaacacacacacacacacacacacacacacacacacacacacacacacacacacacacagaaatctctGATTTAATTCTTCCTGTTTTGACAACTGGAATGTTACAAGCTGAATAACTaacattctagaggcagacagtacacataattaaGGAGATgggaccagatattgccacaaacttataatctgcccaaggcatacaaatgtacagacaaatgtgaccacatagcaaagaactgtgctgttgaaagtggggcttccaaaataaaggactcacacctccatgaaactattgtacaggtaaatcctgaggccaaaaacagacccctaaattccaagtgtggagggacatataaacatataaaagttgtgcatatgcatgcagacctgtgcacacacagacacacaaactgggacacacccacaagaaaagaaaagtaaacagactcagagaatgagagagagagacaaatatggaaagagcacaatgagaatcagtagaaatgtatgcaccattactgtctcagagtgtaaggcacacagaaagaaggaacaggcctgagcctcaggccttctggttaagcattgatatgaacaatgtgggacctgtcacctaaggctgctgccaggagatgatagcattcagtcaccttcctagcaagtacaaacactctccataaactcacagcacctagaaccttgcaaagctaccacctgtcaagggctttccaattgtaccctgggaactcatgctccagtgactttatttctgaaatcttcactcagatcacaagttcaggtTTTCATCAGGTGGAATCAGAGggtccatttccaaactcactcctgACCAaaggtcaggttctgaatctcctctgtatgggagatgaggtttagaacaaggtcttTTGGGAGGCACAGCATTCTAGACCCCACCACCTTAATAGGGTAAGATGAGAATGAGATTACACAGTGGTGAATGACACAAGAGCGTTTGGCGCAGTGCATACCTCTTGTTCAcagatccacctgtcacataaaggaggcgatctgtcagctcatttctctccttggtagttagctcgagctctctattcagcctctcctctttctcgttggcctgcaccttgtttaggacagtTTCATGGGATGACGtttgtctgcaggcctctgtaagtagaagaacacaagtgaacctgcatggagagaatgcatagagcatacacagaccataGTGTTgcccaaacaggagaacatgcctggaagccagtgtcgctgcaaggagtttggtctatgtgtaagaggcctcctaagtggatcacagttcccccactactgtatagagaccaagagatgtaagcagccaggtgttctcTATGCCTGctgacacaggcttacaagtaccagagagatgccttctccaggattattaacAGCTAcacaggctacaacctggtttcaggaccctcacccctgtggtttcagaagtcagatcatcaattcagcatccacaaagaTTTGagtgatcagggatactcagatatcctacccTGTTACTATAGTCCAATAACTTTGTATTAAAAAGTCAtgcaggggggctggggatttagctcaatggtagagcgcttacctaggaagcgcaaggtcctgggttcggtccccagctccgaaaaaaaagaaccaaaaaaaaaaaaaagtcatgcagGGTGAGGACATATTCAACAGAGTTAtcaattccccctactgaaatgacaaatgccccagaactgccaataggttacaggctctttcttgGTCTACCCGCTCCAAagagtttggctactgtagaaaaatatctgccacacagaacctctaatacaTGAAGGTAAGGTTGGCCCTGTCagcagaggtagtcagaggagttctaagaatataaggtcatggccaggagcacaattctctccctgttactactgtcagatagtcactgaatttaaagaagcaatgagagtgaagtacattgatgccctgtttaattcagaaaagttatccCCTCCATGACTCATGATGATGTTATTATAACAATTTAATACaccaaatgcactgtaaaagtaaaggctAGAAGGTCACagaataatagcataggcattgccttatcctccatgtggttatggagaaactaatgatgtgaaaaccttgactttcaggaattgtgataatcaagGAATTCAATATCtttggagatgttccagtggttgtggcccattgctgtAAAGGCCAGATGAAGTCGCCATGCACACCCCTGACAataagctcaacatacactgcccagaacttactccacattccacatgaccacgtcctgtgtccatcattactttcAGGTTtcatttgcttcactctagactcttctccatcaacatcaactctcccaaagcgcctgcaaagacgggcaaacatgcctgtggatatatcctttggacactaagagagaaaaattatggaactggttgtcactacaacactggtgacatcacagggattccaaggacTCTCTAGGAGATAATAGAATTTCCAAGACGGGATggctgatgtcatggataacagactttgcctccctgctaatgttctccctctCCTGAGCAAAAGTTGATGTGCCCTTTTTAagagacttccctgtggcataacCGCTGAGCACCACaggcttccaaagccaaatttggctctaggattgattggaaaaacctaagtcattgctatgtatctaaatgagtgcttcctcccgaATCCCTGCACAGACATGTTTCATCCTAcatcaaattctcctcagtcagcaatgttacccattaaagattactgagaaatcacaccagttcaaataagtagccaaagaggtctcctgtctcatcctgtgcaggtgcatgaaatcacacccagaaatagcctgcaGGGTAGtttgcaatgtgggtgtgtgttatgggtacaacctgaagctttgtgcttaacatttgacagttgccaccagattccttaggagaaagaattgtatTCATTGTGGTCCTGGCCTCAAT from Rattus norvegicus strain BN/NHsdMcwi chromosome 19, GRCr8, whole genome shotgun sequence encodes the following:
- the LOC134483504 gene encoding disks large homolog 5-like, giving the protein MFARLCRRFGRVDVDGEESRVKQMKPESNDGHRTWSCGMWKACRQTSSHETVLNKVQANEKEERLNRELELTTKERNELTDRLLYVTGGSVNKSPYFRPNPFYEKLKIKEKEVMSLLHNLDTNNIQHREKF